In a genomic window of Anaerobranca californiensis DSM 14826:
- a CDS encoding sugar transferase, with amino-acid sequence MQLILKRVFDIIFSLLGLTVLLPIFLVISIVIKVDSKGPVFFRQVRVGKNGKEFRILKFRTMVVDADKKGMQITVGKDSRITKSGYVLRKFKLDELPQLINVLFGDMSFVGPRPEVPKYVALYDENQKSVLKVKPGITDIASIEYRDENTLLGESDNPEKTYIEEVMPTKLKLNMEYIRNISIVNDVKLIFKTIFRIIT; translated from the coding sequence ATGCAACTTATTCTCAAAAGAGTTTTTGATATTATATTTTCTTTACTAGGATTAACTGTTCTATTGCCGATTTTCTTAGTTATATCAATAGTTATTAAGGTGGATTCAAAAGGGCCAGTGTTTTTTAGACAAGTGCGTGTAGGGAAAAATGGTAAAGAGTTTAGAATACTGAAGTTTAGAACTATGGTAGTAGATGCTGATAAAAAAGGTATGCAGATTACAGTGGGGAAAGATAGTCGCATTACAAAATCTGGTTATGTGTTAAGAAAATTCAAGTTAGATGAATTACCACAATTAATTAATGTATTATTTGGTGATATGAGCTTTGTAGGTCCAAGACCAGAAGTTCCTAAATATGTTGCTTTGTATGATGAAAATCAAAAGAGTGTATTAAAAGTAAAACCAGGAATTACCGATATTGCTTCAATAGAATATAGAGATGAAAATACATTGCTAGGTGAAAGTGATAATCCAGAAAAAACTTATATTGAGGAAGTTATGCCAACAAAATTGAAATTGAATATGGAATATATAAGAAACATTTCTATAGTAAATGATGTAAAGTTAATCTTTAAAACAATATTTAGAATAATAACTTGA